The genomic window CACGTGCTCACCTCTACTTCAACATCCGATTattgatattgctccttatcTTACTGTTTCAGTCAACAGATTTTGGTCGAGGGATCTTCACTTTCCAGTACAGAACTCTCGTTCAGGGTCACATGGCTGGGTTGTATCTTAGAAGGGTACCCCTAGTATATCTATCGCACTTGGCTGCATATCTTCACAAATCCCCTACTGATGGTTTTGTGGAAGAATCTGTAACTGCTTCTCGTAGTATTTACTTGTTGTCTCGTCTCCTTTCAATCCGCCAATGTTGATTCCATGCTCTAAGACTTATATAGAGCTCTAGCTCCAATTCGAGGAATCTCTCTGCACTAGCGACTAACCCAGAACCAACCCCCTTCATTACCCTCCGGAATATTTAAGAATCTCAAGGAGATGTGAAGctatgtgtttatttaattatatcagTTCTTTTATTGAATAGTAATTTAATTGAGTGTTTACTGTTGTAGATTTTGAAAGTTATCGGTTATATGCTTACTTaatattttgcatgttttgaTATCTATGTAggtatatgtttatttttttaatcacctTCTCTATTGAATGATTATTTAATTGAACATATAGTATGTATGATATATTTCTTCTATGGTTATTTCACTTTTATCCCAGCAGTAAAATAAGacaaatgttaatttttaaacaaaaataatagtttaaaattGTTCATTTGACTGTTTTAAAAGATTTGTTCAGTTTTATTGCCAATTGAAGATTTTAGCTGTTAAATTCATTATTtgtaaatagttgaagttaatATTTGAAATGGCATAATCACTGTGCTTccttactgaaaataaaaaattgatgaagtgtcatttctttgaatttatttattgtttgctcttgaatattttttaaacgTAGCAAAAACTGAGGCAATAGGCGATGGACTTAACTCTCTAATTTTGAACAAGGAAAAAGTTTGGCACAAAAGTTTGTGTTTGTCCCTTAAGCCTAGTCTTGATTGACATCATTTACCCTGCCAGCAGCATTTTTGTAAGCGGATCATTTTTGAACTGGTGGCTATGTTTGAACAATCAATTCAACTGGACAGTCTTCGAATGTTCCGACGGCTATGATTGGCTGTCCAGTCAAAGTCGGCTTTGCTTCTGGCAGGGTGAAGGATCTCAACCAAGATGAGGCTTTAGTTCACAGCCTTTACAGACACTAGTTGCGCAAACATTTTATAAAAGCAACACGTAGCTATCGTCgcgacataggaatagagccaagatctttccgcgCTGATTGGCGGAATAGAGCCACTCCcggaatagagccaagatctttccaGTGCTGATTGGCTGTGGGAGCGCCGAAGGTTAACCGGCCAGTTGcgcaaacattttttaaaagcaaCACGTAGCTATCGTCGCGATATAGGAATAGAGCCAAAATCTTTCCGCGCTGATTGGCGGAATAGAGCCACTCCcggaatagagccaagatctttctGGTGCTGATTGGCTGTATGAGCGCCGGAGGTTAACGCCTAGTCTAAAAGATGTATGTTGAAATCCTTCTATGAGCAAGGTACGAATCCGCGCAACtggtgtctatataggctgtgcTTTAGTCTTTGTGCAACACCGGCAGtaaatttcttgttcttttctttcttgAAGTTTTATAAAGCATTACATGACTTACAGTAAAAAACCTCTCTCTTCTACTGATGGCTTGTATTGTTAATTATTTCTTTCCAGTCTTTCACTTGGATTGTTCCGGGCTATTTGATCGGAggagagaagaaaaaatctgAGAAAGCTCGTATCAGAAAGGGTATAAACATTTTAATATCTAGTCCTGGAAGATTGAAAGATCATCTACTTCACACACAGTCattaaatatttccaaattgCGATTTTTAATATTAGATGAGGCGGACCGAATTCTAGATGAAGGATACGAACGAGAAATCAGTGACATAATCGAGCACATTGACAAAGTTGTAAGCAAGAGACAAACAGTTTTGCTGTCCGCAACCatgagcaaaaaattaaaatcattggCATTTTTGTCCATGAAAGAATCGAAAAATATCTTGATGTCTGATGCACCAGAAACCCTTGTCGTGCCTACAATGTTGCACCAAGAGTTTGTAATTGTTCCAGCGAAATTGCGCCTTGTTGctcttatttcatttttagctGAGAAATCCGGATTAAACAGTGCCAAAAGTCTTGTGTTTGTTGCCACCCAGGACATGGTTGACTATTATAGTGAAATCGTTGCCATGCTGTTGAAAGCAAAAGATGTAAATATTGATATTTCTCGTTTGCATGGTAGTATGGGTCAAAAAGATAGATGTGATGTgttcaaaaaatttaagaatgcCAAATCTGGAGTATTGATATGTACAGATGTTGCTGCAAGAGGTTTGGACCTACCAAAGGTTGACTGGGTACTCCAGTTCAGCCCGCCGTCAACAGTGGAGGAATATGTTCATAGGGTCGGCAGGACTGCTAGAGTTGGCTTGCATGGGTCTGCTGTGATTTTTCTCCTACCCAGTGAAATTGGCTTTGTCTCTAGAATGAATGACAAAGGAATAACGTAAGTATTGATTTGTTTAAACTGCTAAATTACACCTTTTACTCTTTGAGCtgttataatattatttaacaGCTCAAGTTTTTGGGCTCAAGAATGTTGTTTACAATAATTTTACTAAGGCTTAGCTGTTCCAAACTAATGCTGTTTAGCTATTCAATGgtataaaattcttttcaatttctagtTGGTATCAAGATGTTAAGGTTATATTCCTAGAAACTTTTACTCATTCAATCACTAGTTTTATCTAGTTTACTGCCAATTAGTGGCAACATTTTTTTACTACAGCTATCTGAAAAGTTACTCTTTCTAGTGCtgtttttttgctcattttctgctgtttttttaCACACGTCCCTTGTTTTCAAACTAGGTGACCGTTGAGTACTAAAACTGCATAGGGGCAATTGAAGatctttttagttaaaaatttgagttctttggttttcatattttatttttactgtccttggtacttcaaaatCTGAGATAATTTTTGGTTCCaatttgacttttcttttttgtctttatatCATCATTCTACTGTTATCAAAAAGTGTTGCCTTTGTTTGTTCTCAGATGTATTTCCTAGTCGTGAAGCCTTGAGGAGGGGGAGCTCGCGTCCAAATAAGGAAGGGAGTTCGCGTCTAATCTTAGTAAAAATAGTTGATCTTTCATATAAAcctgtttctttttatatgGTAAGAAAAGTATGATGGAAGAGGACCGCAATCTCCCCTTCCTGGGCTCGTCCCTGATATGGGGTATATATTCCTTattatcaaacagctcgtggtaacgaaccatAAGAAgcaactcggctcaatagtaaccgtaaCTCTACATCTGATAGCAAcatatgcataaaaaaaattagatttcatgctgatttcaattATATAGGATTAATTAggcttagtgttacccatcaaaagctacaaacctgagaaaatttgtttcatttttgaaaaaggggagaaacaccccccaaaatcCAAGGAATCTTGATGTGAAcagcaccatcagattcggcgtaaGAGAGAATGATAATGTAGAGGTTTGAAGCTACCATGTTTGAAAATGTgtagttttgtaattttttgccagaagaagggtgacggatgcgtttttttgtatttattattgagaagtatacagacattttccgGGATGGGGGGGGAATTTTACGCTTGGAGGGAGATTCCACGGGTAAAATTTTCCGTGAAGACGGAAGACTCTGGGTGTGGACTTTCCTGAGAGAATTTTTACACTGTGGGAATTTGGCAAAATTCCTTTAGCCTACgaaatcctttttatttgtcttactttctctttaccaactcaattttacatgtggagatgttccgtgGGGATCGTCACCgaggaaattttcagggggattggaAGTGTCTGGATGATTTTTCCATAGAGGGAATTTCCGCGGGAGCAACTCTCTACTGGGGGTTGGGGAGGGTATTCGGAGAAAATTTTCCACAGAGGGTTATATTTGCATTAGAAATTAGCCTTTCAAATAAAGGTATgctaaggaaaatttttcaggtagaatcgtccgcaagaaattttccgaGGGAATGTTCAGCGAGGATGGGATTGCCCAGGAAGGAtattcctggggggggggggggtattttgagTGGGAGAAACTTTCCGTGGGGGAGAgagtttttttatggaagggaagtcggatttcctggcattattttaaaaacgattagaaatttagtttaaaaaaataactttgactttttgtcccaattcttcagaACGACTCATGAAACACAGGGccagtttaattagaattaattagaggctcttttaaaagtaggctactaaaaaaatgtagcgtgaagagcggggtattgaggagcGGTGACTTTcctcaaatacggaataatttctgtttgttttaagttttaatgttgctccttactttcagtcgaaaaacttattcttttttaatttaattgacaTCAGGATAACTGTTGGTTATAGTAAAAAAGTAGACCAATGTTAGAGAAATCCGTTGAAAAATGTACGAAGATAAAACAAGTCAGTTTTACGCGTTATTGGTgtattaccaaaattttaacgCTTGGGATTTCAAACAATCAGTTTAGACTAGTTTTAGGTCAATGGACACTCCTACTTCTAATCCTACTTATGTTCAGAATTAGTGGTAAAAGCAAAAACTGTGTCACCTACGAATCACATGAAATTAAATATGACTgtttctttgagaaaaaaaagtattgatgATAATTTGTCCAAGCTAGAATAACCGGTTTTGTAGGAGTATTTCGGATATTCAACTTGTTTTCtgtctaaaaatataaattgcatatttcgattcaaaattaattgcttCTAGCTCCCCTCCCCACCCTACTCTAATTGTATCTTAATTGAAATTCAGGGATGGGAGGGGTGTTGGtaaatttatagaaaattaaTTCTGGAAGAACTTGTGTCATAATAAAATGATTACTctatcttttgtttttaagcCTACTCTATaacatttatttcttttgaattgttttttttattggtaaatttttatttagattgcAGGAAAGGCCGCTGCAATCGATACTGGCTCCCTTGGCATTGACATTGAATGATAGGTTGGGTTTGCCAATGGAAAAAGTCGCTACTGAGGTTCAGCAACTATGCGAGGATTGTACCATGAATTCAAAAGAGATGCACGAATTGGCTTCTAAAGGTACTTTGTATTAGCATTGCctgtattgttaaaaaaaacttttattttcatagcTAAATATAATGAATGACTTTGCATTGGGGAAGACGCTataagctattaaataaaaaaaaacaagtttcttcagcggaaagtaaggaacaatattaaaccttaaaacgaacataaatcattacgtatacgaggggattcaccctctcgtcaatacctcgctcttttcgctaaaattcgaattttgttccaattatttaagaattaaccctgaatcaaaaaggctatttaattacaataaatagttcttttgaaagtacCAGAAAACtcatagcgtaaagagcgaggtattgacgagggggcaaactccctcataggctatacgtaataatttctgttcgttttaagttgtaatgttgctccttactttcatgtgaaaaaacttttttatctaatttctgattgtttttatggcacttagtatttaccaagtgacatatagcagacGCAATTTCTGTCTATCTGTCGGTTCCGgtttttgctagttcgggcacttccagataagctagtaCGATGAAAgctggcaggcgtatcagggaccagaccatattcaattagaaatagtcgcttccccgattcgaccatcggtgagcgaacgagatagttgagaagaattttatttgccgataaaacaaatgattgttgttCTTAAGTGTGGCTTGCTGGTCTAGCGGTAAGATTCTCAAAcagttacc from Artemia franciscana chromosome 10, ASM3288406v1, whole genome shotgun sequence includes these protein-coding regions:
- the LOC136031766 gene encoding ATP-dependent DNA helicase DDX31-like isoform X1, which translates into the protein MDNLQLNIMSLKPDHSDVAKAASKPVYVRKDNDGKIIAKKKKVKNLNCDTKTSFSFLNLLHAENEPNRDSFAQEKPKRIPEKFNNKPIISSLFHKNPEIPIMETQDVTQVDEKLFSSSQFSDLAIHDYLKSTLEKDMGLEVMTEIQSKAIPELLEKHNACIQSQTGSGKTLVYAIPIIQELQEIRPKIKRSDGVYALIVLPTRELVLQTYSWFQKLTKSFTWIVPGYLIGGEKKKSEKARIRKGINILISSPGRLKDHLLHTQSLNISKLRFLILDEADRILDEGYEREISDIIEHIDKVVSKRQTVLLSATMSKKLKSLAFLSMKESKNILMSDAPETLVVPTMLHQEFVIVPAKLRLVALISFLAEKSGLNSAKSLVFVATQDMVDYYSEIVAMLLKAKDVNIDISRLHGSMGQKDRCDVFKKFKNAKSGVLICTDVAARGLDLPKVDWVLQFSPPSTVEEYVHRVGRTARVGLHGSAVIFLLPSEIGFVSRMNDKGITLQERPLQSILAPLALTLNDRLGLPMEKVATEVQQLCEDCTMNSKEMHELASKAYVSFVRFYATYPKESRDIFSFQDLHLGHHAKSFSLRDPPKQISSIGKNRNETSKRKQSRGSSSYSTSKKRRIFGSEADFDVVPVAPLPTNPFVCK
- the LOC136031766 gene encoding ATP-dependent DNA helicase DDX31-like isoform X2, yielding METQDVTQVDEKLFSSSQFSDLAIHDYLKSTLEKDMGLEVMTEIQSKAIPELLEKHNACIQSQTGSGKTLVYAIPIIQELQEIRPKIKRSDGVYALIVLPTRELVLQTYSWFQKLTKSFTWIVPGYLIGGEKKKSEKARIRKGINILISSPGRLKDHLLHTQSLNISKLRFLILDEADRILDEGYEREISDIIEHIDKVVSKRQTVLLSATMSKKLKSLAFLSMKESKNILMSDAPETLVVPTMLHQEFVIVPAKLRLVALISFLAEKSGLNSAKSLVFVATQDMVDYYSEIVAMLLKAKDVNIDISRLHGSMGQKDRCDVFKKFKNAKSGVLICTDVAARGLDLPKVDWVLQFSPPSTVEEYVHRVGRTARVGLHGSAVIFLLPSEIGFVSRMNDKGITLQERPLQSILAPLALTLNDRLGLPMEKVATEVQQLCEDCTMNSKEMHELASKAYVSFVRFYATYPKESRDIFSFQDLHLGHHAKSFSLRDPPKQISSIGKNRNETSKRKQSRGSSSYSTSKKRRIFGSEADFDVVPVAPLPTNPFVCK